The window GGTTAATTCCCAACATTTGGAACTATTTAactgggaaaaaaataaaatcaagacTTTCAATATCAAACTGACCCTTCTGAGAGAGAGCGGGATCGCTTCCCTGTAGATAACGTATTCGGTTGTTCAATCATTGCGTAACGCGTTCGGTATTTATAGTATGGAGGAATGCTAGATTGCCATTCCAGGGCATCAATGTTCTCATCAAGCTGGCCCTTTTTGGCTATAAAAGCATTGCTTGTGGGATGATCATTGAGCCGAGAGGAACTTGCTTCATTGTATGTCACTGGTACAAACCGATTTAATTTACTAAACCAAACTATAGTCCGCCCACTTTTAGCTGCAAACATGTCCCTTGGATGTTCACCTAGTAGACGGAAATGCCAGTTTGTGATAATTTTCATGCGTTTGAGAACCTTGTACCAGAATTGAACACTAAAATTAGATCTGAGTATGCCACCAATAATGTTTGCATGTAGGAATGCTCCATTGGCCTGGGCCGCGATCTCCATACATATGGATGTTAGCTTCGGCTCCTCTTCAGGATTAGTGCTGCCAAATGCAATTGTTTTCAAGAAATACCAAAAAGCTTCTTTTGGGAGCATATCTAACTGAAGTGTTTCGGTTGTTCCAAAAGTTGCTATCTTATTTGATTGACTTGTTATTATGATTTTACTCACAGGCGCCGCTATGTTGTCTCCTCTCAGACTAGACAATATTCTTCTCCATGTTTCATCATCCATGTCATCAACAAGTTCAATTACTACTAGTGATTGTTTAGTTGAGGCAGGATTTTGATGTTTGATGACACCGGTATCTGCAACTGCACCCTCAGTACTACCGGTGTAATAGAAAACAATCGTGGAGAAGTATTTACGCACCCTTTCATCATGGCAGACATTCTCAACAAGAGTGCTCTTGCCAACTCTTGCAGGACCAATTATCGGAAGCACTGCAACACCTTCCGCGCCAGCACGATGTGGTTCTAGCAAGAAGCTGATGATCCTCTCTTGTTCTGCTTGACGGCCAAACATGCAGTTCTCCAACAACAGGTAGCTGCAATAAGGCTGTCGAACCATACGAGGGTAGCTTCTGAGTGACATAACAAACTCCTCTGAAATGATGCTTTCAAGGCGACCAAGCATCTTTAGAAGCTCTTTTTTCTCCTGGTCTTCAGACACTATTTTCCTTGCCATCGTAGAGAAACGGAACCGCTTCAATGGATTGAAAGGAAACGAGGCCAAAGAGTGATCATCCACCTCATCCGGAGCGTGCCCTAGAGCGATCCGATACCTGAGAATAATTAGGGAAAAAACGATGATAGATTGACAAATAGTATAAACACTGGTGTTAGTTATGCAATTTCCCCTACCTGAAATTATCAAGAAAGTAGTAGCCTCTGTACATCACATTTCTCATCGTCTTTAGCTGCAGAAGCATCGCTTGGTTTGTGATTCTCCTCCCGTTGGCCTCCTCATCGACGGTTTGGATCCGCAGCAGCATGCGTTGTAACTGCTGTAGATTCTCCTCCAcaccctgctgctgctggcagTATCTGTCGATCACGAAGGATATGGATCTGCTGAGAAGATCAGCGAGAACCGCAGAAAGGAACGTCTCCATGCTGAGATTTTGTGGATTGGAAGTTTGGACAAGGGAAAGCAATCGGCAGGCAGCAACTTAAACATAAGACTGGCCACAGGTTGTCGTCATCAACTCGTGGTGTTGCTGACTTGCTGTTCAATTGCTATGCATAGCCGGCGTCTAGGTGCAATACACAGCGGGTCGCCGACGGCTTGTGCTTGTAAGCTTTGGTTTCTGTTGTGGACTGATCATTTAGTCAAGTTAATAGGCGACAAAATGAAAGGCTGGTGAGAGGCAGCGATTTTGAGAGCACGTGGCAGCCTTAGAATTAGCCGGCGTCAGCTCATTTCTAACTCTTTCTCTAGCCATAACTTCTTCAAAtctgaccaaatttatagaaaaacataacaatattaataacacaaaacaaatatactattAAAGTATATTCGATatttgatttaatgaaactaatttagtgttgcaCTAATTCTTTTTATAAATTGGGTAAACTTCAAGAAATTTGACTAgattaaagttaaaatatcttataatatgaaaccggtcagagagtaattaattaaactagGTGACAGATTACGGTCCAAATCATGCAACTGTTCATGTTTTATTCGTTGAGAAAATACTCTTTTGTTCCATCTTTTGCTTGACTATTGATGCTCAACTTGCCCAAGCTGATGGCCTCATGCCTATCCATGTCGGCGTAAGCCTTTGTTGCCTCGCTGAgttgcagccgctcggcccgcGCCCGTGTACGGTGTTCGCGGGCTCGAGGCCTATGTTGGGCACTTGGGCCTTAGCCCAGTCCCTGTGAAGCACGACAGCACGATACACTGATGCACCTCTCGCTGTGTTACTTGTGTACGTACACAGGAGGCCTCAGCTGCAATGTATATGTACTAGTAATCAAAACAACTTCATCCTAGCTAAAAGGTGCTAAGCTGTTTTTGATACTATTCTTTTTTATACAGTGCACTGCTTTAAGTGAGCTATGATATTTCAATGCGCCCCTTAACATCTACAGTCCGAAAAGAAGAAACATATCTTACACACGCAAGTTTCCCGTGCACATCAACTATCAAATATCacgaaaaattctagaaaaaatctAACATGTACTCttaatagtattacacatattTACAAAGtcttatattcaaattcattatattttaaatgTAACAAAAAAGCGAAAAATATGACAATTTTAAGAGTAAAAATTTGtcataattttatcttttttgttacgACTAgtttataatgaatttgaatatgagatTTCATAGATAGGTGCAACGTTATTGAAAGTATGTGTCCAATCTTTTCTATAATTTCCTATGACATTTACTAATTGGTGTGCACggaaagtttgtatacatagGATATGTTCCCTGTAAAAGATGTTAGTGGTGATGGTGAGTCTATCACTCCCACCAACCAACCACTATCATGTACTCTCTCCATGCTAATGTAAATATAACATTGATTCATAGTTctaagatatatcacatatgTAATATGTTACACTTATATTTGATCAAAGGAAGTAGGACCACAAATAGTGAGTAGGCGGACTTTTATCCATTCCCCAAGCCACCCAAAGTAAACAACAtgaaaaatattgctatatttattAGTCTGCTTTATTTCTCATGGTCACTGACTTGCTATCTATAGAACAATGTGTTTTGTATTTTTACATCAATCTTACTAATATACATCAGAAAATTTACTTTCCTAGTGatctaaaaattattataatgTCATTATTTCAGATGCAGTTTAAACATTCTTGTTGTATTGAActagtttttagaaaaaaaaaacaagatgacATAAACGCAAACCATATTGTCTCTAATGCAAGGAATTTTCTCTTCATGACATTGAGGTGTACTGTATCCAACAAacattctttaaaaaaaaatcaaggctGCGTTTGAGACAAccagaggagaagaaaaatctCGCGTTTTCTAGACGCTTTCCTAATTACTAAACAGTGTTCTTTTgtaaatttctatagaaaagttatttaaaaaaccaTATCAATTCATTCtacaagtttaaaataattaatacttaattaatcatgcactaatagtTCATCTTGTTTTACATATCTTTTTAATCTTCTTCTTTCCATTCCTCCCAAACTAACACACCCTAAGCCTacaaaaggagaaaagaatCCAGTGGAGTATTTCAATTAGGTCGTGGCAGCGATAATTGTTCCAAGGAAATGCTTCAAATCAGTGACCATATACAACAGACGCAAGCAGTGGGCAAGTATAAAAAGCTTTGGGAAATGGAAACGGAAGCGTGTCCACAGAACACCACTGGCTAATAGCTTGGGTAGGTACAGGGGGAGGAACACCACTGGCTGCCCCCTGGGGACACGGGGAGAATGATGAGCACGGAGCATGCCTTGTCTCATGAGCACCGGAGACTGGAGCAAAAGTTGACCGGGACATGCAATGTCTTCTGCCCTTACGGCAGGACGACCATCGTGTGTAGGGGCGCAGGTTTATTATAACTACTATGCCATCCCAGTATGCACTACTATGGCACACCTCTGTTTTCTAAAAGAACATCTATGAACAATCATTGTGCATTTGTACCAAACATACGTCTAGTGACTAGTGAGTAGTGAGTTTACACGTAGCTCTCTATTGGAATGAAGGAATTCTGAAGTATTCTCCGCAGGGTTGAAATTTGAAAGGTCATTtagcttttgtttttttctaaaaaaaaacaagaaatacCATTAGCATATATTtcattaagtattaactattacaacttaaaaaattagtttattttattttaaaggaactttatataaaaagatttttttcacaaaatgtatcgtttagcaatttgaaaattATATTCACGATAAATGAGAGAGTTACAAATGCGAAACGAGGAAAATAATGCACCCTAAGTCCTgtgaaaatcctataaaatccCTGCATTTGGTGGATTTGATTTCTCTTGTAAAAACGTTTTAGTAGAGTAAATAACAAAAATTCCATGCTTTCAAATAGAGCATCAATATGCTTCAAAGCACATTGGTTGGATACGGGCAGTTTGTTATCTTGTTATACTTTAGTGAATGCATTTTTGAGACACAATAATTCTTATCTAGATCTTGGATGGAGCAAGGCTGACCGTTCGGTTGAAGTCTCGCGAGGATCCAACTATTCATACCTTTTGTGTTACTCAATCATTTCCAGTCAATCAAAACGCCTTGTCACCTTTTTCTTCTCGCATGAAGGGCatcatgaaaatatttttaattagtaTTTGAAGGACTAGATGGCCAGGCATCGTATGAAAAATGAGAGAACCGAACCTTGTTTGAAGGTGATGGCCATATCATCTCAGTGGCATAGCCACATGCTAGCTTAATTAATCAAAATCATTAAGAATAGACTTCATATGTTCTTTCAATCTATCGCTAGATATGACGGGAATAACTGAATCTTGACCAAGAGGTGTCCTAAAACGTTGTAGTACTTGAATTAGCAGTGGCATACTTGATAGATATGAACGTTATTGTGATGTTAAAACTCTTTTTGATCAAGATAGAGCTCACACTATAGTTTGACATGCTAGCAACGAGAAGCTAGTGCCGACTTAAACCGAATTCAAAATGTTGCACCCAAATAAACTTCAATAAGCTTCAAACAGGACCACTCTCAAATGTCATGCTGGAATCTCATCTGTGTAAATGGGCATGATCTAGGGGACTGATCTGACTTAATCTGTTCAAATTTCAACGCATGACGGGTTCTCTTTTAAAATAATGTGCTATACAGGGCTAGTTAAATGGGACAAAAATTAACCAAACGAAATATGCGTAGTACATGTACAACCTCAACTTCCCAAGTGGTGGTGTGCACTTGAGTGCAACCAACTGGGGCCAAGTCTTTTGTTGTAGTGGAATATATATATCTCTCCATTGTGTGTCACCACTATACAACAAGCAGCAACACGCTACAACCATCCAAGCAGCAGGAGAAAAGATACAAACATAGATCAGAACCTGAAGAGAAGACACCAAGAAGCAATGGAAATCAAGGACGAGGAGACAACGGCAGAGGTGGCCATGGTGGTGCAGTCGCGGTTCAGAAGGGTATGCGTGTTCTGTGGGAGCAGCCATGGCAAGAAGAAGATCTACCAGGATGCTGCCATTGAACTTGGGAAGGAGCTGGTAAATTCTttcatttgcttttttttcataAGGATTTGCATTTTTTGTTATGTTATTCATTTAAGTAATTAAAATCTGAAGTGTTTGATCCTTGAGACAACCTTTTCTTATATGGATTCATGGGAAATTATATTTGTTTGGTCATCTAACTCAAGAGACTTCACAGTGTACACCTTGTTTTATcttgcatggatgcatgcagatTATGTTATTGTACTCAAATGTTCAGCCATTTCTCATCAGTGCATAATACACAGAAAAACAAAGTATTAGTGCAGGAACTGTATTGGTTGGAAAGTTTGTCATGTACAAAAAAGGCAATGTCCAATCCTTAAAAGACTTTCTAGTTTTCTTGTCTTTGAATAGTCTAATGTTATCCTTTCAGGTGGCAAGAAACATTGACCTAGTATATGGAGGAGGGAGTGTAGGGTTGATGGGTTTGGTTTCTCAAGCAGTACACAATGGAGGAAGGCATGTCATTGGGTATGTAACACGATAATCATTCCTTAGCACACTTCCATTAGCAAGAGTTGAAAAGTAATACATGAAACTGAAGAACTATCTTAGAAACTGATGAAATAGCTTCATGTCAAAAGTGATGAATTTGTGTCTTCCTCATCATGTTCTAAAACGTTTGTTTTGTCATGTCCCTATGCAGGGTCATTCCCAAGACTCTCATGCCTAGAGAGGTACCATGTTCTTTCTACTCTCCAATAGCCCTCTCTCAGTGTTCGCCATGCCATGGTTCCCTTGAATATACCATTACTATTTCCATCTAACTAGTCAAATGTAAAGTGATATAGTTACAAAGGAACTAGGAATGCCACTAGGAGGATATATCACTAGTCAAATTTTCACCTATATATGAccagttttttttaactaaaattatatttgttcGAATATATCCTAATGCTAATCTTTAAGTGCATGGTCATCTCATCATGTTTATCTCCAGATATAGTATACTATTACTGCACTTAAGCATTGTAACGATAGAAATATGATAATGTTTGTAGATCTTGTTCCTTTGTCTTTTTTGCTAGCgggaaagaagaaagagaactTATGATGAAGGATCAGGAGAAATGCTCACTGAAATCTTGTTCCCCCATGATAGATGATATCTCACTGATCTTGACTGCAATCTCTCAAGCAGGGATGCTGGCTAGATTTAACAAAGAAAAAGCCCATCACATTTTCTCTTGTCCCCCATACCTGCACCATGATTGCCTCTCCTGAACTTGCGCCTCTGAATAAAAAAATACTGCTGTGAAACAGTCAAGTCATCTTACctttatttctccatctgaagAAAGTTGGTCCTCTTTTGGTTAAGCAAAAAGCTGGCTCCTCTGCTAATATATAATGTGTGTTTCTTGCGCGTGTGATGGTGTATGTACATGCAGATATCAGGTGAGACAGTGGGGGAGGTGAAAGCAGTGTccgatatgcaccagaggaaGGCTGAGATGGCCAGGCAGTCTGATGCCTTTATAGCATTGCCTGGTGAGTATATGTCACCTGAGTAAGTAAAGCAACCAATCAGTGAAGAGTAGTAGTTATAATGGTAAATTTGGTCATCACTTTCTCTAATCTGTTATGATTCACTGGTAGTGCATTCTGACTGGAAAGTTTAAAGTTCAGGTTGCATGGTTTGACTCTCACTAGGCTATGTGGCCCTGTGTCCTGTGAGACATTTGCTGTGCAGTCTGCACTATGTCTGCGAGAGAAAAATTAGacaatgatttttcttttttagcaaAACGACCGCATGCATTATCTTGTAATAGGAAATTCAGAGCCTGAAAAATCTTAAAATTATGGGTTCAGTTCAAAATTTATAAGAAATCAGGACTTGAGAAGGCCTTATCCTGCTGGGCTTCAACTTGCAGGGGGGTATGGAACACTTGAAGAGCTACTAGAAGTAATTGCATGGGCTCAACTTGGAATTCATGACAAACCGGTACCCAACTGTCCAATATGATAAAATTCGTCCTAAATTTGAACTATAATGTGTTAAAACTGACATCAGACTTGTCGTTGAAACGTTGCAGGTTGGGCTGCTCAATGTGGATGGCTACTACAATCCGTTGCTGTCTTTCATCGACAAAGCTGTGGAGGAAGGGTTCATCAGACCTAGTGCCCGCCATATCATCGTCTTGGCCCCAACGCCTAAAGAACTCATTGAAAAGCTAGAGGTATCATGTGCCATCCTCACCATTTGTTCAGTTCACTTGTGCCAAAACTGGCAAATAAATCCACATGTAGCAAAATTTCATATATGACTAAATCTTTCTAGAGTAATGGTCCTTAACATGGTTTATTCTGAACTGTATATAAGCTTTGCTTCTAAGCAAAGGTTACTACTCACCAGAGTTGGTCTGCTTAACTTGTTGATCAATCAGCACCAATTTTGTCGTTAAACACCTGGACACTGCGAAAAAAATGTGAGAGTTAGCTGCAAGGCCAAAGTTTTAATTAAGTAAAACTGTCAATGAGGATTATATCACAATTATGCATATGCTCTTGGTCCAGTGTCAAGGTCCTCATTACTGCAAGAGCAATCAAAGTACAAATTCCGTTTCTAGTGTAGCACTAAAACGTTATTGCACTAATAAATGCACATTGTGGACCTGAGACCTATCAACTGAAACAATGGTAGACTAAAATGTCGGCAGAAAAGGACTAAAAGTCTAAAACCAGTATCTGTCTTGCAGGAGTACTCTCCCCAGCACGAGAAAGTCGTGTCAAAGATGAAATGGGAGATGGAACAGATGAGCTACCCTCAGAACTACGATATCCCCAGGCCAAAGGAGGGAAAGATGATCATAGAAGCACAACGGGGAAGCAGGCTATGGATGTAAATCGTAGAACGACAAGAAAGCAGGCAAGTGGTAATATATGacttgtccaaaaaaaaaaagttactaatATGAGATCAGTACTTCAGTAGTGTAGATTGCTTGTTGGTGTGATCAGAATTCCTAGAATGTGTATGTACGTGCCAGGAGTATGTATGtctcatttatcttcttttcctctttcttttgGTTTCTGTAACTTGGGGAGAAGGTGCTTACTACTGAACCTTTTGCTTCATCCTTCACATAATCACATAGAACTACTATATGCTATCTGTATACTTATTCTACAGCTAAACTAGTGATAATTAGCAATCTATGCACAAGCATAATCATCTCTGTTGATTCTAATATAGAAGTGATCCAAAGA of the Oryza sativa Japonica Group chromosome 2, ASM3414082v1 genome contains:
- the LOC9266932 gene encoding putative disease resistance protein RGA3, which translates into the protein METFLSAVLADLLSRSISFVIDRYCQQQQGVEENLQQLQRMLLRIQTVDEEANGRRITNQAMLLQLKTMRNVMYRGYYFLDNFRYRIALGHAPDEVDDHSLASFPFNPLKRFRFSTMARKIVSEDQEKKELLKMLGRLESIISEEFVMSLRSYPRMVRQPYCSYLLLENCMFGRQAEQERIISFLLEPHRAGAEGVAVLPIIGPARVGKSTLVENVCHDERVRKYFSTIVFYYTGSTEGAVADTGVIKHQNPASTKQSLVVIELVDDMDDETWRRILSSLRGDNIAAPVSKIIITSQSNKIATFGTTETLQLDMLPKEAFWYFLKTIAFGSTNPEEEPKLTSICMEIAAQANGAFLHANIIGGILRSNFSVQFWYKVLKRMKIITNWHFRLLGEHPRDMFAAKSGRTIVWFSKLNRFVPVTYNEASSSRLNDHPTSNAFIAKKGQLDENIDALEWQSSIPPYYKYRTRYAMIEQPNTLSTGKRSRSLSEGSV
- the LOC107275650 gene encoding probable cytokinin riboside 5'-monophosphate phosphoribohydrolase LOGL2; amino-acid sequence: MEIKDEETTAEVAMVVQSRFRRVCVFCGSSHGKKKIYQDAAIELGKELVARNIDLVYGGGSVGLMGLVSQAVHNGGRHVIGVIPKTLMPREISGETVGEVKAVSDMHQRKAEMARQSDAFIALPGGYGTLEELLEVIAWAQLGIHDKPVGLLNVDGYYNPLLSFIDKAVEEGFIRPSARHIIVLAPTPKELIEKLEEYSPQHEKVVSKMKWEMEQMSYPQNYDIPRPKEGKMIIEAQRGSRLWM